AAGTGTTGCAAGCTTGTTATTTACAAAGCCGGCAACTTCCTGAAGTGACTTGCCTTCAAGGATTACCATAAGGTCAAAGCCACCACTCATAAGGTATACACTTGTAACCTCAGGGTATTTGTAAATACGCTCGGCAATATTGTCAAAGCCCTGTCCTCTTGTTGGTGTAACCTTAACTTCTATAAGGGCATTGACCTTTTCAAGACTTGTCTTGGACCAGTCAACCATTGTGTGATATCCGCAGATAATTCCCTCTTCCTCAAGTGCCTTAAGCTCATTAGCCACGAGAAGCTCATCTGCCCCAAGCAAAACGCTAAGTTCATGAATATCAATTCTACTATTCTTCTCGATGATATTTAATA
The sequence above is a segment of the Butyrivibrio proteoclasticus B316 genome. Coding sequences within it:
- a CDS encoding Lrp/AsnC family transcriptional regulator — encoded protein: MGTREEILNIIEKNSRIDIHELSVLLGADELLVANELKALEEEGIICGYHTMVDWSKTSLEKVNALIEVKVTPTRGQGFDNIAERIYKYPEVTSVYLMSGGFDLMVILEGKSLQEVAGFVNNKLATLDTVLSTATHFILKKYKDHGTILTKKYEDTREIITP